A section of the Candidatus Legionella polyplacis genome encodes:
- the murD gene encoding UDP-N-acetylmuramoyl-L-alanine--D-glutamate ligase: MFYLVAGLGKTGLSVSRYLWNKNKSFIVFNTYRDIKRLSVFIKNFPNIDIYIGSIPVFVYKKIKAVILSPGICLNEDFIRKAVDLNIPIFGDIEYLIRETKFSSKVIAITGTNGKSTVATLLGEMVKFYGLSVIVAGNIGFPVFDALLNNDVYDIWILELSSFQLSLLRSLKPFIATILNISSDHLDRHLDLFSYIEVKQSIYENADYVLYNRDDYNTFPKKIFPFDKKYNFSLKKPNSSREWGISIIDNISYISHGSEILLNIEDIKIKGKQNWQNALASCALATHIGIDKNSIISVLKSYIGLPYRCQWIGSSNGIKWINDSKSTNVGATISAVLSVNELIVGKIILIIGGDSKNADFSILSEYIKKYVRVIIIIGKDANKIKSVFLGIVPVCLVFSLKKAMIVAKSKAKFGDAILFSPACSSLDMFRDFNHRGEVFNKLLVKI, from the coding sequence ATGTTTTATTTAGTTGCTGGATTAGGAAAAACAGGATTATCTGTTTCTAGATATTTATGGAATAAAAATAAAAGTTTTATTGTTTTTAATACCTATAGAGATATTAAAAGATTATCGGTTTTTATTAAAAATTTTCCAAATATTGATATATATATTGGAAGTATACCAGTATTTGTTTACAAGAAAATTAAAGCGGTTATCTTGAGTCCTGGAATTTGTTTAAATGAAGATTTTATTAGAAAAGCTGTTGATTTAAATATTCCAATTTTTGGCGATATAGAGTATTTAATAAGAGAAACAAAATTTTCTTCTAAAGTTATAGCTATTACTGGTACTAATGGAAAATCCACAGTAGCAACTTTATTAGGAGAGATGGTTAAGTTTTATGGGTTATCTGTTATTGTAGCTGGTAATATTGGTTTTCCTGTTTTTGATGCATTATTGAATAATGATGTATATGATATATGGATTCTTGAATTATCTAGTTTTCAATTAAGTTTACTGAGATCTTTAAAACCTTTTATTGCTACAATTTTAAATATTTCTTCGGATCATTTAGATAGACATCTAGATTTATTTTCTTATATAGAGGTTAAACAGAGTATTTATGAAAATGCTGATTATGTTTTATATAATAGAGATGATTATAATACTTTTCCAAAAAAAATTTTTCCTTTTGATAAAAAATATAATTTTTCTTTGAAAAAACCAAATTCTTCTAGAGAATGGGGTATTTCAATTATTGATAATATTAGTTATATATCTCATGGTAGTGAAATATTATTAAATATTGAAGATATTAAAATTAAAGGTAAGCAAAATTGGCAAAATGCTTTAGCTTCTTGTGCATTAGCAACTCATATAGGTATAGATAAAAATAGTATAATTAGTGTATTAAAATCATATATTGGATTACCTTATAGATGTCAGTGGATTGGTTCTTCAAATGGGATTAAATGGATTAATGATTCTAAATCTACAAATGTAGGTGCAACTATTTCTGCAGTTTTGAGTGTGAATGAATTAATAGTGGGGAAAATTATATTAATTATTGGTGGAGATAGTAAGAATGCTGATTTTTCTATTTTAAGTGAATACATAAAAAAGTATGTTCGAGTAATTATTATTATAGGAAAAGATGCAAATAAAATAAAATCAGTATTTTTAGGTATTGTACCAGTATGTTTAGTTTTTTCTTTAAAAAAAGCAATGATTGTTGCTAAGTCTAAAGCAAAATTTGGAGATGCAATTCTTTTTTCTCCAGCATGTTCTAGTTTGGATATGTTTCGTGATTTTAATCATAGGGGAGAAGTTTTTAATAAATTATTGGTTAAAATTTAA
- the mraY gene encoding phospho-N-acetylmuramoyl-pentapeptide-transferase, with amino-acid sequence MFYWLICFLIKKKYHYILYLSKFLILRSILSGITAFLICLFFGNLIIKYLKQFNIRQILRCSKHSNNLLKKDTPTMGGILIIFSICFSCLIWGDLCQFNLWIAIFVIICFGIVGAVDDYLKLACKNKNGGLSVSCKYFFESLIVIGALICLYFNSCNNIQTQLIIPLFNGICIDVGPIFLLLDYIVVMGSSNAVNLTDGLDGLVIFPIITNIGFLCLLIYMFSGIGNIYYCNIPVFFNIKELIVFCFSIIGSVLGFLWYNCYPAQIFMGDTGSLAIGSALGIISVIGRQEFFLMITGGIFILETMSVIFQVLYFKYTKGRRLFNMTPLHHHFELKGLHESKIIVRFWIINMLFTFIGLFVLIISLI; translated from the coding sequence ATGTTTTATTGGTTAATATGTTTTTTGATAAAAAAAAAGTATCATTACATTTTATATTTATCTAAGTTTTTAATATTACGTTCAATATTATCCGGTATAACTGCTTTTTTAATTTGTTTATTTTTTGGTAATTTGATAATTAAATATTTAAAGCAGTTTAATATTAGACAGATTCTTAGATGTTCTAAACATAGTAATAATTTATTAAAGAAAGATACTCCTACTATGGGTGGTATTTTAATTATATTTTCTATTTGCTTTAGTTGTTTGATTTGGGGAGATTTATGTCAATTTAATTTATGGATAGCAATATTTGTTATTATATGTTTTGGGATAGTAGGCGCTGTAGATGATTATTTGAAACTTGCATGTAAAAATAAAAATGGTGGATTATCAGTTTCTTGTAAATATTTTTTTGAATCGTTAATTGTAATTGGTGCTTTAATATGTCTTTATTTTAATTCTTGTAATAATATACAAACGCAATTGATTATACCATTGTTTAATGGTATATGTATCGATGTTGGGCCTATCTTTCTTTTATTAGATTATATTGTGGTTATGGGAAGTAGTAATGCAGTAAATTTAACTGATGGTTTAGATGGATTAGTTATATTTCCTATTATTACGAATATTGGATTTTTATGTTTACTTATTTATATGTTTTCTGGAATAGGTAATATTTATTATTGTAATATTCCAGTTTTTTTTAATATAAAAGAATTAATAGTTTTTTGTTTTTCTATTATTGGATCTGTATTAGGTTTTCTTTGGTATAATTGTTATCCTGCTCAAATTTTTATGGGAGATACTGGATCTTTAGCTATAGGATCTGCATTAGGTATTATTTCTGTAATTGGAAGACAGGAGTTTTTTTTAATGATTACAGGAGGTATATTTATTTTAGAAACGATGTCAGTAATATTTCAAGTGTTATATTTTAAATATACTAAGGGTCGTAGATTGTTTAATATGACTCCATTGCATCATCATTTTGAACTAAAAGGTTTACATGAATCTAAAATTATTGTTAGATTTTGGATTATAAATATGCTATTTACGTTCATTGGTTTGTTTGTATTAATTATTTCTTTAATATAA